In Gemmobacter sp., the sequence CTGCAAGGCGACAAAGCGTTCGGCGACGCGCGGGATCACCCGGTCCCAGGCCGACCGCTGCACCAGCAGGCGGGCGCCGGCCGAACAGGTCTGGCCGGCGTTCTGGATGATGGCGGCCACGATCACCGGCACCGCGGCGTCCAGATCGGCATCGTCGAACACGATCTGCGGGCTTTTGCCGCCCAGTTCCAGCACGCAGCCGATATGGTTGCGCGCGGCCGCCTGCTGGACCATGACGCCCACCTGCGGCGATCCGGTAAAGGCCAGAAAGTCGATGCCCGGATGCTCCGACAGTGCCGCCCCCGCCTCGGCCCCCAGCCCGGGGATGACGTTGATGGCACCGGGGGGGAACCCGGCCTGCGCGGCCAGTTCGGCAATGCGCAGGGGCGTCAGGCAGGCATCCTCGGCCGGTTTCAGCACGGTGGCGTTGCCCATGGCCAGCGCGGGGCCCAGCGTGCGGCCGATCATCTGCGCGGGGTAGTTCCAGGGGATGATATGGCCGGTCACGCCCAGCGGCTCACGCTCGCCCGTCACGTAATAGCCGTTCAGGAACGGAATCTGTTCGCCATGCACCTTGTCGGCCGCGCCGCCGTAGAATTCGAAATAGCGCGCTGCCGCCTGAATGTCGGCACGGGCGGTCTGCATCGGCTTGCCGCAATCGCGCGCCTCCAGCGCGGCAAGTTCGTCGAAATTCTCCAGGATCAGCGCGCCCAGCCGGGTCAGCAGGCGGCCGCGTTCGGTGGCGGTCAGCCGCGACCAGGCGCCGGTTTCGAACGCCGCGCGCGCGGCGGCGATGGCGCGGGCCACATCCGGGGCACCGCCGGCGGCGATTTCGGCGAACACCACCCCTTCGGCCGGGGCGACCACCGGGATCGTGCGGCCCGATGCGGCCGGTTCCCAGCGGTTGTCGATGAAACATCCCTTGGCGGCCAGCACCGGGGCGCTGCGGGGATAATCCAGGTTCATGGGCAGAGTCCCTTTGCTGTTGCGCAGGCGGCAGGCACAAGGGGGCCGGGCCCGTGTCGGGCACGGGTCTGTCTGGCAGTTTCCCCCCGGCGGCATTGCCGCTGTCGGGGGCATGATGGCGACGGCGGCGGCCGAATGGCAAATTCAGAAATACGCTCGCCCCCATAGCGCCATGGTATGGCATGCCGCCGGCAGGGCGGGATTCCTTATATCAGCGGCGCTTCTTCGGCTGCGGCAGGTCCGGCAGTTGCAGCGTGGCGCCCAGCCAGCCATCGTTCTGCACCAGATCGCGCAGCACCTCTTGCACCAGTTGCAGCACGGCATTGGTGGCATTGGTCATGGGCCGTTCGACCGAGACGGCCAGATGCACCGGGCGGCGGATCACCGGGTCGCTGATGCGCCAGTGATGCAGGCGGCCTTCGGCCTCCTCTCGCCTGATGGCGTTCAGGGGCAGGATGGAATGGCCAAAGCCGCCGGCCACCAGTTCCTTGATGTTGGAATAGGCATCCACCTCCATGCCCACGGTCAGGGCGATGCCGGCGGCGCGGGCCTGATGATCCAGCAGTTCTCGCAGGCCATGCGCCTCGCCGGGCACGACAAGGGGAATGGTCGCCACCCGGTCCAGCGGCAGGCCGGTGCCGGCAGGCGGCAGGTCGGGCAGGGCGCCGGGGCCGGTGGGGCCGAAGAACACCAGTTCCTCGTCCAGCATGTGGATGGTGGCCAGCCCTTCGTCAGAGATGGCGCGGTAGACGACCGCCAGGTCGATCCGCGCCCCGCGCATCCATTCCAGGACAAAGCCGCTCATCGCCTCGGCAATGCGCAGGCGGATCTTGGGGTATCGCTGGTGAACGGCGGTGATCAGCGGCACCGACAGGATTTCGGATATCGTGCCGGGCAGGCCCAGCCGTACCTCGCCGGCCGGTTCGCTTTCATGGCCGCGGATTTCTTCTTCGGCGATGGTGAACTGGTCCAGGATCACCCGGGCATGGCGCAGCAGGATGGCGCCTGCCTCGGTCGGGATCACGCCCTTGGGGCTGCGGAACAGCAGGGCCGTGCCCAGATCCTGTTCCATGTTGCGCACATGCAGCGACAGGGCCGGCTGCGCCACATGCAGATGTGCCGCCGCGCGCGAGAACGAGCCCTGTTCGACAATGGCAACGAAATAGCGCATCTGGCGAACGTCCATGGCCCCTCCGTGGCGCGAACTGGCGGCATGTTTGCCGTTGGCGGCGGCGCTGGCAAGCGCCGTTCAACCGGGCGGTGCAAGATGCCAGCAGACCAGCGGCTGCACCAGCCGGAAGCCCCCCGGCACGGGATCGGCATGGGCGGCCCAGGCGGCGGCAATGGCGGGGCCATGGGCGGCAATCGCCGCCGCGCGGGCCGGGTCCACCGCGACCAGCCGGTCCAGAAAGCCCTGCATGTCGGAAAACCGGCTGATCCGGTCCCAGCGCAGCAGATCCACCAGCCGCGCCCCGCCGCTGTCCACCAGCCCGGCGATGGCCTGCACGGCCAGCCGGCGGAGGACGGTTTCATCCTCGACCGGCTGCATGGCGTGGAAAAAGCCGCCGTCGGCCAGCGGCTCGATCACCAGCAGCGCGCCGGCGCGGTCCAGCAGGTGGCGCAGCGCATCCAGCATGGCATCGGGCGGCACATGGTGCAGCGCGTTGACCAGACAGGCGCCGTCGAACCGGCCAAGCTCCGGCGGCACCGCCTGCGCGCCTGCAAGGGCAAAGGGCAGGCCGGGGTGCCGGGCGCGGGCGGCGGCAATGGCGGCAGGGCTGGGGTCGATGCCCGTGGCGGCAAACCCAAGCCCGGCCAGATGCGCCACCATATCGCCGCTGCCACACCCGGCATCCAGCACCCTCCGGGCACCAAGACCGGCGAACGTATCGGACAGCAGGCTGGCGCTGTCGGTATCCACCTGCCGGGCGCGGGCGGGATCGGTCATCCCTGCGGGCCGAATTCGGCCAGCGCGGCGGCGGTATGCGCGCCCAGGGGCGGCACCGGGCCAAGGTCGGGCTGCGCGCCATCGACCAGCGCGCCGGGCGCCAGCATCTGCACCGGGCCGGTCGGCGTATCCACCTGCACCAGCCGCACCTGCGGGTGGCGCGCCAGATCCTCCAGCGTGGACACCCGGCCATAGGCGATCCTGGCGGTTTCCAGCCGGTTCGCCACATCTTCGCGCGGGGCGGTCTGGAACACGCCGGCGATGATCGCATCCAGCGCCGGGCGGTTGGCGACGCGGGCGGTGTTGTCATTGAACCGGGGATCGGCTGCCAGATCAGGTCGCGCCAGCACCTGGGCGCAGAACTGCTGCCATTCCCGTTCGCTCTGGATGGAAAACAGCACCGACTTGCCATCGCCGCAGGCATAGGCGCCATAGGGGGCGATGGTCGGGTGAACCAGCCCGCTGCGCTGCGCCGTCTTGCCGCCGTAGACATATTGCAGATAGGGCACGTTCATCCAGTCGGCCAGCGCATGGAACAGCGACACCGCCAGATGCCGCCCTTGCCCCGTGCGTTCGCGCGCCAGCAGCGCCTGCAACACCGCCTGATGCGCCGTCATGCCGGCCGAGATGTCGCAGACCGAAACGCCCACACGGGTCATCCCCTCGGGCGTGCCGGTGATGGAGGACAGCCCGGTTTCCGCCTGCACCAGCAGGTCATAGGCCTTGAGGTGGCGGAACGGCCCGTCATCGCCATAGCCCGAGATCGACAGCGTGATCAGCCGGGGATGCGCCGCGCGCAGATCGGCCGGGGCAAAGCCCAGCCGGTCGATGGCGCCGGGGGCCAGATTCTGGATGAACACATCGGCCTGCGCGATCATCCGGTGCAGCACCGCGCGCGCGTCCGCATCGCGCAAGTCCAGGCAGACGGATTCCTTGCCCCGGTTCAGCCAGACGAAATAGGCGCTTTCGCCATGCACCAGCCGGTCGTAGCCGCGGGCGAAATCGCCTTCGGGCCGTTCGATCTTGATCACCCGGGCGCCCGCCTCGGCCAGCCGGGACGAGACATAGGGCGCGGCCACCGCCTGTTCGACGGACACCACCAACATGCCCTCCAGATCCCTCGATCGCATCGGCGCCTTCCCCCTGGTTCGCTTCGGGCCGAGGATTGTCGAAAGGGGGCATCACTTCAAATAACAGCTTTCTAGGGGCGCCATACTGCATTGCTATGGCTGGGGGCGCGGGCATGGCCATCGTATTGCGCTATGGCTGCGGCAACAAAGATATATTTCCATTATCCTTGGCGGGATTTCATGGTGCCCCCGACCTGCCGGAGACTGCCTGATGCCATGCGACCTAGCCCAGATCTGCCTGCCGCTGTTCGTGCCGGGCGACCGGCCCGACAGGTTTGCCAAGGCGCAGGCGGCGGACCCCGATGCGGTGATCCTGGATCTGGAAGATGCGGTTGCCCCCGCCGCCAAGGGCCGGGCGCGCGATGGGCTGGCCGATGGCATTGCCGCCATGGCGCCCGCGCTGCCGCTGCTGGTGCGGATCAATGCCGCAGGGACCGAATGGCACGCCGCCGACCTGCGGGCGCTGCGTGACCTGCCGCTGGCGGGCGTGCTGCTGCCCAAGGCGGAACGGCCAGACGATCTGGTCCGCGTGGCCGATGCCACCGGCAAGCCGGTGATCGCGCTGGTGGAATCCGCGCCCGGCCTGCACGGCATCCATGCGCTGGCCCCGGCGGCGGCGCGCATCGCCTTTGGCTCCATCGACTATGCGGCGGATCTGGCCATGGGCCACAGCCGCGATGCCTTGCTGCTGGCGCGGGGGCAGATCGTGCTGGCCTCGCGCCTGGCCGGATTGCCGGCGCCGATTGACGGGGTGACGGTGGCGATTGACGATGAGCGCGCCATGGCCACCGATTGCGCCCATGCGGTGGACATGGGGTTCGGCGGCAAGCTGCTGATCCACCCAAGCCAGATTGTTGCCGCCCGCCAGGGCTTTGCCCCGCCGCAGGCCGCGGTAGACTGGGCCCGGCGCGTGGTGGCTGCGGCCGGGCAGGGCGGCGCCGCGCTGCGGGTGGATGGTGCCATGGTGGATGCCCCCGTGATCGCCCGCGCCCGCCAGATCCTGGCCCGCACCCAAGGGGAACCCGCATGAGCGTGACGCAAGACCTTGCCACCTTTGCCGCCGGCCATCCTGCCGCCGCCATCCCGCCGCAGGTGACCGGCCGCGCGCTGGCGCTGCTGACCGATCTGGCCGGATCCGCCATCCGCGCCGCGCAAGAGGCCGAGTCGACGCCATCGGTGCTGGCCATGCTGGATCGGCTGGGCATGCAGGGCGACGGCCCCTGCACGGTGTTCGGCCTGAACCGCCGCTATGGCGCGGCGGCGGCGGCGCTGCTGAACGGCACCTTCGGCCATTCGCTGGACTTCGACGATACCCATGCCGACAGCTCGTTGCACCCCAGTGCGCCGGTGGTGCCGGCGGCGCTGGCGGCGGCCGAGATGACGGGCGCCTCGGGGGCCGATCTGCTGGCCGCCATCGTCGTGGGGTTCGAGGTGTGCTGCCGCCTGGGCATGGCGCTGGATCCGGCGGCGCATTACGCGCGCGGGTTCCACCCCACCGCCACCGCCGGCACCTTTGGCGCGGCGGCGGCGGCCGGGCGGTTGCTGGGGCTGGATGCGGGCGGCATGGCCTGTGCCTTTGGCGTGGCGGGCAGCCAGGCGGCCGGATCGTTGCAGTTTCTGGTCAACGGGGCGTGGAACAAGCGCTATCAGGTGGGCGAGGCGGCGATGAAGGGCCTGATGGCCGCAACGCTGGCGGCCGAGGGGTTCGTGGGCGCCGCCGATGCCATTGACGGCAGGCACGGGTTCCTGGCCGGCTACAGCGATGGCGCCGACCCGGCGCGCGCGGTGGCCGGGCTGGGGCAGGTGTGGGAAACGCTGCGGATCGGCGTCAAACCCTATCCTGCCTGCCGCTATACCCATGCGGCGGTGGATGGCCTGCTGGCCTTGCAGGCCGAACATGGCTTTGGCCCCGATCAGGTGCAGGCGATCACCGTGGGCCTGCACCGCAATGGCATCACGCTGGTGGGCGACCCGCTGCCGGCCAAGCGGCGGGCGCGCAGCATTGTCGATGGCCAGTTTTCCATGCCCTTTGCCGCCGCCGTCGCGCTGATCCGGGGGCGGTTCGGCTGGGATGATTACGACCTGCTGGGCGATCCCATGGCCGATGCGCTGGCCGACCGGGTCGATGTGGTGCGCGACGCAAGCCTGGAGGGGCTGCGCCACCCCTTTGGCGCCACGCTGCGCATCCGTGCCGCCGGCCGCGACCATGCCCTGCGCATTCCCGACCCGTCGGGCGAACCCGAAACCTTTCCCACCCCCGAGGCGGCACAGGCCAAGTTCCACGCCCTTGCCGACCCGGTGCTGAACCAGCACGCCGCACCGTTGCTGGCCCGGTTGCGCGGGCTGGCCGGGGCGCCGTCGCTGCGCGGCTATCTGTAGAAAGACCTGCCCATGACCCCGACCGCCGACCCCCACGCCGCCCTGCGCGAAGGCGTGCGCGCGCTATGCGCCCAGTTCCCCGCCGACTATCACCGCAAGATCGACGAGGCGCGCGGCTACCCCGATGCCTTTGTCCAGGCGCTGACGCGCGAAGGCTGGATGGCCGCGCTGATCCCCGAAGACTATGGCGGATCGGGCCTTGGCCTGACCGAGGCCTCGGTGATCATGGAGGAGATCAACCGATCGGGCGGCAATTCCGGCGCCTGCCATGGCCAGATGTACAACATGAACACCCTGATCCGCCATGGATCCGAGGATCAGCGCCGCACCTATCTGCCAAGGATCGCCAGCGGCGAATTGCGCCTGCAATCCATGGGCGTGACCGAACCCACCACCGGCACCGACACCACCAGCCTGAAAACCACCGCCGTGCGCAAGGGCGACCGCTGGGTGATCAACGGGCAAAAGGTCTGGATCAGCCGGGTGCAGCATTCCGACCTGATGATCCTCTTGGCCCGCACCACGCCGCTGGACCGGGTGAAAAAGAAATCCGACGGGCTGTCGATCTTTCTGGTGGATATCAAGGCGGCCATGGCGGGCGGCATGACGGTGCGGCCGATCCTGAACATGGTGAACCACGAAACCAACGAGCTGTTCTTTGACAACCTTGAAATTCCTGCGGAAAACCTGATCGGGCAGGAAGGGCAGGGGTTCCGCTACATCCTGACCGGGCTGAACGCCGAACGCGCGCTGATCGCGGCGGAATGCATCGGGGATGGCTACTGGTTCACCGACAAGGTGGTGGATTATGCCAAGGCCCGCACGGTCTTTGGCCGGCCCATCGGCCAGAACCAGGGCGTGCAGTTCCCCATCGCCGAAGCCCATATCGAGATCGAGGCCGCCAACCTGATGCGCTATCGCGCCTGTGCGCTGTATGATGCCGGCCAGCCCTGCGGGGCCGAGGCGAACATGGCGAAATACCTCGCTGCCAAGGCCAGCTGGGAGGCGGCGAATGCCTGCATCCAGTTCCATGGCGGCTTTGGTTTTGCCTGCGAATACGATGTGGAACGCAAGTTCCGCGAAACCCGGCTGTATCAGGTGGCGCCGATTTCCACCAACCTGATCCTGTCCTATGTGGCAGAACATATCCTTGGCCTGCCAAGGTCGTTCTAGGGGGAAGGCATGGATCTGGATATCGACCACCTGCGCGGCTGGATCGGGGCGACCCGCGAAAGCCAGGACGAGATCTCGCCCCGGCTGGCCAATGCGCTGGCCGCCGTGCTGGACGAGGATCCGGGGCTGACCCCGGGTGACCTTGCGCCTGCCGGCATCCAGTGGTGCCTGTCGCCCGAGATTGCGCCGATGCACGGGCTTGGCCCCGATGGCCACCCGGCGCGCGGCGGGTTCCTGCCGCCGGTGCCCTTGCCGCGCCGCATGTGGGCGGGCGGAGAGCTGGAGTTTCTGGGCGATTTCCGGGTGGGCGATGCGGTGCGCCGCATCTCGCGCGTGGGGGATGTCACGGCAAAGTCCGGGCGCACCGGGGCGCTGTGCTTTGTCACCGTGCATCACGACTATCACGGTCCGCGCGGGCTGGCGCTGCGGGAACGGCACGACATCGTCTATCGCGGCGCCGATGCACCTGCCGCAGGCACGCCCCCCGCCCCGCCCCATGCCCATGCCGATCACCGGCTGGAGGTGGATGGCAACGCCGTGCTGCTGGCGCGCTATTCGGCGGTCACCTTCAACGGCCACCGCATCCACTACGACCGCGACTATTGCCGCGAGGCCGAGAATTACCCCGGCCTGATCGTGCATGGCCCCTTGCAGGCCACCTACCTGCTGCGGATGGCCATGCAGATGAATGCGGGCCGCCTGCCGGCGCGGTTCCGCTTTCGCGGCACCTCGCCCCTGTTCGACGGCGCGGCGTTCAGCGTGAACGGGCGCGCCGAGGGGGACGGGACGGCCCTGTGGGTGCTGGACCGCAACGGCGGAATGACGATGCAGGCGACGGCGGGGTAGGGCCGGGGTTCGGATCGCGCCACCCCCCTCCCCACAAGGGGGAGGGGAGGTTCCCGGCTTTTCAGCCGCAACGACTCGCCGGCCCCCGCGCAGCATGGGCGTGGCAGTTTGTGCCGGGCATCCGCATGTCGCGCCTCCCCTCCCCCTCGTGGGGAGGGGATGGGGGAGGGGGGGCGGCGCCGTGTCGGAGGGCGAAAGGGCTGCCCGGCATCGGCCGCCTATCCCCCCGCGATCCGGCGTCGCCAATCTGCCGGGCCGCTCTGGTGGATGGCATTGCCGCGCGCATCGACGGCGACGGTGACCGGCAGATCCTCCACCTCCATCTCGTAGATCGCTTCCATCCCCAGATCGGCAAAGGCCACCACCCTGGCCGACCGGATGGATCGTGCGATCAGATAGGCGGCGCCCCCGGTGGCGGCCAGATAGACCGCGCCATGCTGCGCAATGGCCTGCACCGTGGCCGGCCCGCGTTCGGCCTTGCCGATCATGCCGACCAGGCCGGTGTCCAGCATCATGGGGGTAAAGGGATCCATCCGGGTGGCGGTGGTCGGGCCGGCGGGGCCGACCGCCTCGCCCGCCACGGGATCGACGGGGCCGACGTAATAGATCAGCCGCCCGGCGAAATCGACCGGGAACGGGATGCCCTGCGCCTGCATCCCGGCCAGCCGCTTGTGGGCAGCATCGCGGCCAGTCAGGATGCGCCCCGACAGCAGCAGCGTTTCGCCCGCCTGCCACTGGGCCGCATCGGCGCGGGTCAGCCCGTCGATCCGCACGCGCCGCCCGGTCGCCGCCGCCTCTGGCCCCAGATCGGGCCAGTCCGACAGGGCAGGCGGGGCAAAATCGGCCGGCCCGCTGCCATCCAGCCGGAAATGCACATGCCGGTTCGCGGCGCATTGCGGCACCAGCGCCACGGGTTTCGACGCGGCATGGCTGGCCGCCGTGGCCAGCTTGACATCCAGCACCGCCGTCATGCCGCCCAGACCCTGCGCCCCGATCCCCAGCGCGTTGATCCGGGTGTAGAGGTTGATGCGAAATTCCTCGGCCCGGTCGCGCGGGCCGCGGGCCAGCAGATCCAGCATGTCGATGGGGGCGTTCAGCGCCTGCTTGGCCAGCAGCATCGCCTTTTCCGCCCCGCCCCCGATGCCAAGGCCGATGATCCCCGGCGGGCACCAGCCGGCGCCCAGCCCCTCCATCGTGCTGACCACCCAATCCTCGACCGAGGCCGCGGGGTTCAGCACGGTGAAGCGCGCCTTGTTTTCCGACCCGCCGCCCTTGGCCGACAGGGTGATGTCCAGCCCCGCGCCGGGCACCAGTTCGACATGGGTGGTGGCCGGGGTATTGTCGCGGGTATTGCGCCGATCAAACAGCGCATCGGCCACCATCGAGGCGCGCAGCGGGTTGCCCGCATCCGCCCAGGCGCGCCGGACGCCTTCGTTCACCAGCTCTTCCACCGGCAGGGGCGACCGGATGCGGCTGTCCATGCCCAGCCGCAGGAACACCACCACCATCCCGGTATCCTGGCAGATCGGCCGGCGGCCAAAGGCGGCCATCCGGCTGTTGACCAGGATCTGCCCGATGGCGGCGCGGGCGGCCGGGCTTTGTTCCCGTTCCCATGCGGCGGCCAGATGGCGCACATGATCGGCCGGGTGAAAGCACGACACGAACTGCGCCGCGCGATGGATGCTTTCGACAATGTGGTCGGCGGGAATGTCCATGGCGGGCGGCCTTTGGTCAGCGGCGGGCCGCCGCAGTCTAGGGTGCGCAGCCCCGCCCGGCCATGGGGGCGGCCATAGAATCGCGCGACGACGGCCATAGCGGGATGGCATTGCCGGTGCCGGCCGTCAGACCCGCCGCCACCCTTCGGCCGAACGGTGGAACCGCAGGGGCGCGCGCGGCTGGTAGGTCAGCGCGGTTTCATCGACGATCCAGGGCGTTACCCCGATGTCGCGCCCGTCGATGTCCAGCAGGGAAAACCCGTGGTCGCCTTCGCCATGGCGCCCGCACAACGCAGTGCCCGTCTGGATGAACAGCAGCGGCTGCGGCTGGTCCGGGGTGATGCCCAGCCCGATGTCCCAATGGTGCAGGTGCCCCGACAGCACCACATGCACGCCGCGCCGGATCAGATCGGGCAAGGCGGCGGCGGCCCCCCGGGTTTCGCCGCGCTGAAAGCCCGGGGGTTCCACCAGCGGGTGGTGACAGGCCAGGATATTGACCGCATCGCCTGCCGCATCCAGCCCGGCCGCCATGCGCCGCAGATCGCCCGCCCGCAGCACGCCGCGCCGCCAGCTGAACGGGTCGGCGGTATTGGCCGACACGATCCGGCAGGGCCCCACCTGTGCCTGTGGTGCCAGATCGTGCCCCACATGCCAGCGCCAGCCGCCAAAGGGCCACAGAAACCGCGCGGCCAGATTGAACAGCGGCACGTCATGGTTGCCCGGCAGCACGATGAACGGCAGGCCAAGCCCGCGCAGAAACGCCATGCCGGCGCCGAATTGCGCCCGCCGCGCCCGATGCGACAGATCGCCCGACACCACGACCAGATCGGGGCCCGCCGCCCACAGCGCGCTGGTCAGCGGGTCCACAAGCTCGGCCCGTTCCATGCCGAAATGCAGGTCGGTCAGATGGGCAATCCGCGTCATGCCGCCGGTCCGGCCCCGCCTTCGGCCGGCGCGAACACCTTCAGCGCGCCATGCATCACGTTCAGCCGGAACGGGCCGGTCATCTTTTCCTTTTCGCCGTCCAGTGCCACCAGTTTGCGCCGCGCCCGGCTTTCGATCAGCATGTCGTCCGAGATCACCAGCTCGAAATCCTCGCCCCGCGCCGATTTGCCCAAGGCCAGCCGCACCGCCGCCGACATCAGCGACAGCCGCGAACTGCCCCGCGCGATGAACAGCGCGAAATGCCCGTCGCGCACCGCCTGCGCCCCGTCCAGCCCCAGGCTGTCCAATTGGTAGGCGCTGCGTGCCACGAAGGCCAGCGGCGTGTGAAACTCCAGGTGCCGGCCCTCCGTCGTGACGGTCAGATGCATCGGGTCGTCCAGATCGCGCACCGCCACCAGCACCGACCAATAGGCGGCCACCCGGCTGCGGCCCCAGCGGCGGTAGATATCCTCGCGCCGGGTCAGGATGCGGGGATACAGGCCGAAGCTGGCATTGTTGATGAAGATCCGCTCGTTGATGCGGCCCAGATCGCGGCTGCGCACACGGCCGGCCGCCACGGCATCCAGTGCCGATTCCAGCGTTTCGGTGCCCAGTTCGCGGGCGAAATAATTGAACGTGCCGCCGGGCAGCACGCCCATCACCGCATCGCTGCCGGCCAGCGCGCCCGCGACCGCGCTTTGCGTGCCATCGCCCCCCAGCGCCAGCACCACGTCGAACCCGGTTTCCACCGCCCGCGCCGCCGTCCCGGCAATGTCGCCGCCCTTGGCGACGGGCTGCACGACCAGATCCCCGACCAGCGGGGCCAGCCGCTGGCGGATCAGGTCCACCCGCTGGCGGGTATCGTTCTTGCCGGCCTTGCCGTTCACGATCAGCATCACCCGGGACCGGCCCAGGTCGATCGACGTTTCATTCATCGGTGCCATATGGTCCCGGGCCTGCCTCTGGCGCTGCGCATCGCCGGATCAACGGCCATGCCGCCCCCCGGTTCCCCGCAATGTCGCCGCAGGTGCAAATAAAACCGGAAGGGTGGCAGAGGTGGTGACCCCGAATGGATTCGAACCATTGACCTGCCGCTTAGGAGGCGGCCGCTCTATCCCCTGAGCTACGGGGCCACGCTGCCGGTGATGCCTGCAAAATGCCGCCGATGCAACCTGTCTTGGGGGTTGGACCCCCGGTGCCATTGGCGCTAACACTGGGCAAACAGCGCAAGGAGGACGCGATGACCAAGCCGCCGGCCAAGCCCGGGCCCAAGCTGCCGCCGCGCCGCCCGCTGACGCTGCGCGACGTGTCGGAACTGTCGGGCGTGTCCGAGATGACGGTCAGCCGCGTGCTGCGCAACCGGGGCGATGTGTCGGAAACCACGCGGGACAAGGTGCTGAACGCGGCGCGCCAGATCGGCTATGTGCCCAACAAGATCGCCGGTGCCCTGGCCAGCCAGCGGGTGAACCTGGTGGGCGTGATCATCCCGTCGCTGTCGAACATGGTCTTCCCCGAGGTGCTGGCCGGCATTTCCGAAGTGCTGGAGGAAACGGGCCTGCAACCCGTGGTCGGCGTCACGCATTATTCCGCGCAGCGCGAGGAATCGGTGCTGTATGAAATGCTGTCCTGGCGCCCCTCGGGCATCGTGATCGCCGGGCTGGAACATTCCGACAGCGCGCGCGCCATGCTGGCGGCCGCCGGGGTTCCGGTGGTCGAGATCATGGATACCGACGGAACCCCGGTGGACAGCGCCGTCGGCATTTCCCACCGCAAGGCCGGCCAGCACATGGCGCAGGCGATCATCGCGGCCGGCTATCGCCGGATCGGCTTTCTGGGCACCAAGATGCCCGACGACCACCGCGCCCGCAAACGCATGGAGGGGTTCGAGACCGCGCTGGCCGCGGCCGGGCTGGCGCTGGAGGACCGCGAATTCTATGCCGGCGGCTCGGCCCTGCTGAAGGGCCGCGAGATGACAGAGGCGATCCTGCGCCGGTCGCCGGATCTGGATTTCCTGTATTATTCCAATGACATGATCGGGGCAGGGGGCCTGCTGTGGTGCCTGGAACAGGGCATCGACGTGCCAGGCCGGCTGGGGCTGGCGGGCTTCAACGGCGTGGAACTGCTCCAGGGCCTGCCGCGCCGGCTGGCCACGATGGATACCCGTCG encodes:
- a CDS encoding acyl-CoA dehydrogenase family protein, whose amino-acid sequence is MTPTADPHAALREGVRALCAQFPADYHRKIDEARGYPDAFVQALTREGWMAALIPEDYGGSGLGLTEASVIMEEINRSGGNSGACHGQMYNMNTLIRHGSEDQRRTYLPRIASGELRLQSMGVTEPTTGTDTTSLKTTAVRKGDRWVINGQKVWISRVQHSDLMILLARTTPLDRVKKKSDGLSIFLVDIKAAMAGGMTVRPILNMVNHETNELFFDNLEIPAENLIGQEGQGFRYILTGLNAERALIAAECIGDGYWFTDKVVDYAKARTVFGRPIGQNQGVQFPIAEAHIEIEAANLMRYRACALYDAGQPCGAEANMAKYLAAKASWEAANACIQFHGGFGFACEYDVERKFRETRLYQVAPISTNLILSYVAEHILGLPRSF
- a CDS encoding FAS1-like dehydratase domain-containing protein, yielding MDLDIDHLRGWIGATRESQDEISPRLANALAAVLDEDPGLTPGDLAPAGIQWCLSPEIAPMHGLGPDGHPARGGFLPPVPLPRRMWAGGELEFLGDFRVGDAVRRISRVGDVTAKSGRTGALCFVTVHHDYHGPRGLALRERHDIVYRGADAPAAGTPPAPPHAHADHRLEVDGNAVLLARYSAVTFNGHRIHYDRDYCREAENYPGLIVHGPLQATYLLRMAMQMNAGRLPARFRFRGTSPLFDGAAFSVNGRAEGDGTALWVLDRNGGMTMQATAG
- a CDS encoding fumarate hydratase, translating into MDIPADHIVESIHRAAQFVSCFHPADHVRHLAAAWEREQSPAARAAIGQILVNSRMAAFGRRPICQDTGMVVVFLRLGMDSRIRSPLPVEELVNEGVRRAWADAGNPLRASMVADALFDRRNTRDNTPATTHVELVPGAGLDITLSAKGGGSENKARFTVLNPAASVEDWVVSTMEGLGAGWCPPGIIGLGIGGGAEKAMLLAKQALNAPIDMLDLLARGPRDRAEEFRINLYTRINALGIGAQGLGGMTAVLDVKLATAASHAASKPVALVPQCAANRHVHFRLDGSGPADFAPPALSDWPDLGPEAAATGRRVRIDGLTRADAAQWQAGETLLLSGRILTGRDAAHKRLAGMQAQGIPFPVDFAGRLIYYVGPVDPVAGEAVGPAGPTTATRMDPFTPMMLDTGLVGMIGKAERGPATVQAIAQHGAVYLAATGGAAYLIARSIRSARVVAFADLGMEAIYEMEVEDLPVTVAVDARGNAIHQSGPADWRRRIAGG
- a CDS encoding metallophosphoesterase, with product MTRIAHLTDLHFGMERAELVDPLTSALWAAGPDLVVVSGDLSHRARRAQFGAGMAFLRGLGLPFIVLPGNHDVPLFNLAARFLWPFGGWRWHVGHDLAPQAQVGPCRIVSANTADPFSWRRGVLRAGDLRRMAAGLDAAGDAVNILACHHPLVEPPGFQRGETRGAAAALPDLIRRGVHVVLSGHLHHWDIGLGITPDQPQPLLFIQTGTALCGRHGEGDHGFSLLDIDGRDIGVTPWIVDETALTYQPRAPLRFHRSAEGWRRV
- a CDS encoding diacylglycerol/lipid kinase family protein, giving the protein MNETSIDLGRSRVMLIVNGKAGKNDTRQRVDLIRQRLAPLVGDLVVQPVAKGGDIAGTAARAVETGFDVVLALGGDGTQSAVAGALAGSDAVMGVLPGGTFNYFARELGTETLESALDAVAAGRVRSRDLGRINERIFINNASFGLYPRILTRREDIYRRWGRSRVAAYWSVLVAVRDLDDPMHLTVTTEGRHLEFHTPLAFVARSAYQLDSLGLDGAQAVRDGHFALFIARGSSRLSLMSAAVRLALGKSARGEDFELVISDDMLIESRARRKLVALDGEKEKMTGPFRLNVMHGALKVFAPAEGGAGPAA
- a CDS encoding LacI family DNA-binding transcriptional regulator, whose protein sequence is MTKPPAKPGPKLPPRRPLTLRDVSELSGVSEMTVSRVLRNRGDVSETTRDKVLNAARQIGYVPNKIAGALASQRVNLVGVIIPSLSNMVFPEVLAGISEVLEETGLQPVVGVTHYSAQREESVLYEMLSWRPSGIVIAGLEHSDSARAMLAAAGVPVVEIMDTDGTPVDSAVGISHRKAGQHMAQAIIAAGYRRIGFLGTKMPDDHRARKRMEGFETALAAAGLALEDREFYAGGSALLKGREMTEAILRRSPDLDFLYYSNDMIGAGGLLWCLEQGIDVPGRLGLAGFNGVELLQGLPRRLATMDTRRRDIGRLAAEIIAGKRPGGATSGAMIELEPALQPGDTIRSA